A section of the Methanosarcina mazei S-6 genome encodes:
- a CDS encoding glycosyltransferase family 4 protein has product MKLFISYGMQLDLFNGSNVHTIELLNNLKKLGVDVLLFSRSSKNRSYKNPNIIEVPSTHFQFLFSNYLNIFTYQLSLFLYLIYYTIKLKPDLFYARLSGSGASSTIVSSILGIPQVGEVNGITIDEMIIQGSSKSKIKIAQLIESINLKGCSKLIAVTDGVKKGLMEIYFIPESKIVVINNGANTELFIPMDKNKVKNELNLDSTLHYICFVGNLIPWQGVEYLIRAAPLILKEFADARFLIVGDGIMKKEWMKLADDLGLLDNFIFTGRIPYEKVPVYINASDICVAPFIKERNSKIGLSALKTYEYLACGKPLVASAIPGVKDLIELSGGGIAVTPENSEELAAAVIKLLRDENSRKLMGEKGRKYIVKNHSWNSVAKKVLSVCNEASKSH; this is encoded by the coding sequence ATGAAATTGTTTATTAGTTATGGAATGCAGCTGGACTTATTTAATGGATCCAACGTCCATACAATTGAGTTGTTAAATAATCTTAAAAAATTGGGAGTCGATGTGCTACTTTTTTCAAGAAGTTCGAAAAATAGAAGCTACAAAAACCCGAATATAATAGAAGTCCCTTCTACTCACTTCCAGTTTTTATTTTCTAATTACCTGAATATATTCACATATCAATTATCTCTCTTTTTGTACCTCATTTATTATACTATCAAATTGAAACCGGATTTGTTTTATGCAAGATTATCCGGGAGTGGCGCTTCTTCTACTATCGTATCGTCGATTCTGGGGATTCCACAAGTTGGAGAAGTAAATGGGATTACAATAGATGAGATGATTATTCAGGGTTCATCAAAATCGAAAATTAAGATCGCACAACTGATAGAGAGCATAAACTTAAAAGGATGCAGCAAACTTATTGCTGTAACCGATGGAGTAAAAAAGGGACTTATGGAGATATATTTCATTCCGGAGTCCAAAATTGTTGTAATAAATAATGGTGCTAACACGGAATTATTTATCCCAATGGATAAAAATAAAGTAAAAAACGAATTAAATTTAGACAGTACACTGCACTACATTTGCTTTGTTGGGAATTTAATTCCCTGGCAGGGTGTTGAATATCTGATAAGGGCAGCCCCTTTAATTTTGAAAGAATTTGCCGACGCCCGCTTCCTGATCGTTGGAGACGGCATTATGAAAAAAGAATGGATGAAGTTGGCAGATGATCTGGGTTTACTGGATAATTTCATTTTTACTGGGAGAATACCTTACGAAAAAGTCCCTGTATACATTAATGCCTCGGATATTTGTGTTGCCCCATTTATAAAAGAAAGAAATTCGAAAATTGGCTTGTCAGCTTTAAAAACATATGAATATCTTGCCTGCGGGAAACCGCTTGTAGCAAGTGCGATTCCTGGCGTAAAAGATTTAATTGAGCTGTCTGGAGGAGGAATTGCTGTGACACCTGAAAATTCGGAAGAACTTGCAGCTGCTGTAATAAAATTACTCCGAGATGAAAATTCCAGAAAATTAATGGGAGAAAAGGGCCGTAAATATATTGTTAAAAATCATAGCTGGAATAGTGTTGCAAAAAAGGTACTGTCTGTTTGCAATGAAGCTAGTAAAAGCCATTAA
- a CDS encoding glycosyltransferase family 4 protein — protein MKICMYTSEFPPDIGGISTYVYNLSKKLVERGHEVTVITRGTWRKTYYEKIEGISVYRVRFIPFFPSPFKIHEIYVTKLLKSLKFDFDLIHLHGYFLPVKPVFNSSLPVIFTSHGNSTKKLDSMEVKTLHFFIVKLLRKYLFKVEQEIVQKSDILTAVSNSSANNFRMYHSIKREISIVHNGVDTDFFTPPENRSNLKSVLYTGRFEVFKGLFDLIECSSIVCKKYPDVKFILVGTGTILENLKKQVKKLGLEDNVIFTGSLSRSQIIEYYKNATIFVLPSYREGFPTSLMEAMSCGVPSVATDVEGCDELIEDGENGILVPPKNPEKLAESIIYLLENEEFRNRIGINARDHIVRNYDWETITDGFEKLYYRLSSRDA, from the coding sequence ATGAAAATCTGCATGTATACTTCTGAGTTCCCGCCTGATATAGGTGGTATAAGCACTTATGTCTATAATTTATCAAAAAAACTTGTAGAAAGAGGACATGAAGTCACAGTCATTACAAGAGGAACCTGGAGAAAAACATATTATGAAAAGATAGAGGGGATTTCTGTTTATAGAGTAAGATTTATCCCGTTTTTTCCATCTCCGTTTAAAATTCACGAAATATATGTTACTAAACTGTTAAAATCATTAAAATTTGACTTTGATTTGATCCATTTGCATGGATATTTTCTGCCAGTTAAGCCAGTATTTAACAGTTCGCTGCCTGTTATATTCACTTCACACGGTAATTCTACAAAAAAGCTTGATTCTATGGAAGTAAAAACTCTGCATTTCTTTATTGTAAAACTATTACGCAAATATTTATTTAAAGTGGAACAGGAAATTGTTCAGAAAAGTGATATATTAACAGCTGTATCAAATTCATCTGCTAATAATTTTAGAATGTACCATTCAATTAAAAGGGAGATAAGTATAGTTCATAACGGAGTAGATACTGATTTCTTTACCCCCCCCGAAAATAGATCAAATTTAAAATCCGTTTTATATACCGGCAGATTTGAAGTGTTTAAAGGTTTATTCGACTTAATCGAATGTTCAAGCATTGTGTGCAAAAAATATCCAGATGTCAAGTTTATTTTAGTGGGTACAGGGACCATACTGGAGAATTTAAAAAAACAGGTAAAAAAACTTGGACTGGAAGATAATGTCATATTCACCGGTTCTTTAAGTAGATCACAGATTATCGAATATTACAAAAATGCAACTATTTTCGTATTGCCTTCCTATAGAGAAGGATTCCCAACAAGTCTAATGGAGGCTATGTCCTGCGGGGTACCTTCGGTTGCGACAGATGTTGAAGGGTGTGACGAGTTAATAGAGGATGGTGAAAATGGTATACTGGTTCCTCCGAAAAATCCTGAAAAACTAGCTGAATCAATAATATATCTGTTAGAAAATGAAGAATTCAGAAATAGAATAGGGATCAATGCCAGAGACCATATTGTGAGAAACTATGACTGGGAAACAATTACAGATGGTTTTGAAAAATTATATTATCGACTGTCCTCCAGGGATGCATGA
- a CDS encoding glycosyltransferase family 2 protein — protein sequence MKKDLISVVMSAYNSEKFISDSISSILDQTYENWELIIINDASSDNTLKIVNQFSEKDPRIKVIDNENNLGLTISLNIGINNSKGEFIARLDSDDFAEPSRLEKELDHLHAYPEAGLVGSGAHLINSSGNKIGSMNVMSQPYFVNRFLINLNPFIHSSIMVRKKALDNVGSYREKFRYSQDYDLILRLSDKYKLSNIALPLIRWRVSDSSVTMQHHTLQRIYADIAREFAIERRNSGHDSYESTEFDTLIHEMRIRNQGRYLCDHGVYDLLFNKKYKEGCSELIKGISKGGFPYNSFYRGITQVISKVNIQ from the coding sequence ATGAAAAAAGATCTTATTAGCGTTGTAATGTCTGCATACAATTCTGAAAAATTTATCTCGGACTCGATTTCGAGTATTTTAGATCAAACCTATGAAAATTGGGAGCTTATAATTATAAATGATGCCTCTTCGGACAATACGCTGAAGATAGTTAATCAATTTTCAGAAAAAGACCCCAGAATTAAAGTAATTGATAATGAAAATAATCTTGGTTTAACAATTTCTCTTAATATTGGGATAAACAATTCTAAAGGGGAGTTTATTGCAAGGCTGGACTCGGATGACTTTGCAGAGCCTTCAAGATTGGAAAAAGAGCTTGATCATTTGCATGCTTATCCAGAAGCGGGGCTGGTAGGATCAGGAGCACATCTGATTAATAGTTCCGGAAATAAAATTGGCTCTATGAATGTAATGTCACAACCATACTTTGTAAATAGATTTCTTATCAATCTTAATCCTTTTATTCATAGTTCTATAATGGTCAGAAAGAAAGCCCTGGATAATGTGGGATCCTATAGAGAAAAATTTCGATACTCACAGGACTATGATCTTATTTTAAGGCTCAGTGATAAATATAAATTATCCAACATCGCACTACCTTTAATTAGATGGAGAGTTTCCGATAGCAGTGTAACTATGCAACACCACACCCTTCAACGAATATATGCAGATATCGCCAGAGAGTTCGCAATTGAAAGAAGAAACTCTGGTCATGATAGTTATGAGTCTACCGAGTTCGATACTTTGATTCATGAAATGAGAATAAGAAATCAGGGCAGGTATCTGTGTGACCATGGTGTTTATGACCTGTTGTTTAATAAGAAATATAAAGAAGGGTGTTCGGAATTAATAAAAGGGATCTCAAAAGGCGGATTTCCATATAATTCGTTTTATAGAGGGATCACGCAAGTAATATCTAAAGTGAATATCCAGTAA